The following proteins come from a genomic window of Plectropomus leopardus isolate mb chromosome 11, YSFRI_Pleo_2.0, whole genome shotgun sequence:
- the ccdc33 gene encoding coiled-coil domain-containing protein 33: MTQITDLQTKEVDNYRSAMSSMADDIIALRTQVVTLEEENSQLRTDLSLQQDLGRDLLHDTDIDVMTKAEIADRIASLKFKLASETSKAASQRDRVLQLQNVLIRKNDSEKELLKLQRVHQQQQESLQRHQSHLEKMSALEATVTQQEKVIEKMEKALDGKLREKNKQSGDKRLVVKKQRGETHHREDEIESAMAAENTRLRGELDRIRQQATLVVVQQSAQKKDALPLKERLSLLHKLEMAEARIQSLEAQLEENSKLWGREKQEMLTKLMEHRHGFIRTPTTILHNAPLKSVSESLHQENRQRKQKPIK; encoded by the exons ATGACACAGATCACCGACCTCCAAACTAAG GAGGTGGACAACTATCGTTCAGCCATGAGTAGTATGGCAGATGACATCATAGCACTGAGGACTCAGGTGGTGACTTTGGAGGAAGAAAACAGTCAGCTCCGCACTGATCTATCCCTGCAGCAGGACCTGGGCCGGGACCTGCTGCATGACACCGACATCGACGTCATGACCAAGGCTGAGATTGCTGACCGTATAG cttcTCTCAAATTCAAGCTGGCCAGTGAGACCAGTAAGGCTGCCTCCCAAAGAGACAGGgtcctgcagctgcagaatgTGCTGATCAGG AAGAATGACAGTGAGAAGGAGCTGCTAAAACTTCAGAGAGTccaccagcagcaacaggaGAGTCTGCAGCGTCACCAGAgtcatttggaaaaaatgtcagctttGGAGGCCACAGTGACACAGCAGGAAAAG gtcatcGAGAAGATGGAGAAAGCATTAGATGGCAAACTCAGAGAGAAGAACAAGCAGAGTGGTGACAAAAGGCTGGTGGTGAAAAAGCAAAGAG GTGAGACTCACCACAGAGAGGATGAGATAGAGTCGGCCATGGCAGCAGAAAACACTCGTCTCAGAGGAGAGCTGGACAGGATTCGGCAGCAGGCCACTCTAGTCGTTGTTCAGCAGTCAGCTCAG AAAAAAGACGCACTGCCACTTAAGGAGAGACTGAGCTTACTACATAAACTGGAGATGGCCGAAGCAAGAATCCAGTCCCTGGAGGCTCAg CTGGAGGAGAACTCTAAATTAtgggggagagaaaaacaagaaatgttgaCCAAACTGATGGAGCACAGGCACGGCTTCATCCGGACACCAACCACAATCCTACATAATGCTCCTTTG AAGTCTGTGTCAGAGTCATTGCATCAGGAAAAcagacagaggaaacagaagCCCATAAAATGA